One genomic region from Apteryx mantelli isolate bAptMan1 chromosome 7, bAptMan1.hap1, whole genome shotgun sequence encodes:
- the LOC106494702 gene encoding transcription factor LBX2-like, with translation MTKAPFSVEWLSQSSQAPRNPAEGAPRRASSAAAGPRPDSGSSPGLSERSGKEAAGPRAGRGGRSRERTAAPAAAGAGERAWGAGQPPAAAAAAAAEPESPGAEEPGGRGGRRLRTAFSAEQISTLESSFQRHQYLGAAERRKLAGRMQLSEVQIKTWFQNRRMKLKRQLQELRPEPFCSPPLPYGPQSGLVPLPLAYAARPPPLPRQEAAPGGFALAALPAPALDLSSACRAQPPGFWAAPCFVGYRDPRAFLLGV, from the exons ATGACCAAGGCCCCCTTCTCTGTGGAGTGGCTGTCCCAAAGCAGCCAGGCCCCCAGGAACCCCGCCGAGGGTGCCCCGCGCCGAGCCTCTtctgcggccgcggggccccggcccgACTCCGGCTCTAGCCCCGGCCTGAGCGAGCGGAGTGGGAAGGAGGCCGCGGGTCCGCGGGCCGGGAGAGGCGGCAGGAGCCGGGAGCGCACGGCGGCACCCGCCGCTGCAG GAGCAGGCGAGCGGGCGTGGGGAGCGGggcagcccccggcggcggcggcggcggcggcggcggagcccgagAGTCCCGGCGCCGAggagccgggcggccgcggcggccggcggctgcGCACGGCCTTCAGCGCGGAGCAGATCAGCACCCTGGAGAGCTCCTTCCAGCGGCACCAGTACCTGGGGGCCGCCGAGCGGCGCAAGCTGGCCGGCAGGATGCAGCTCTCGGAGGTGCAG ATCAAGACCTGGTTCCAGAACCGCCGGATGAAGCTGAAGcggcagctgcaggagctgaggCCGGAGCCTTTCTGCAGCCCCCCTCTCCCCTACGGACCTCAGAGCGGGCTTGTGCCTTTGCCCCTCGCTtacgcggcccggccgccgccgctgccccggcaggaGGCCGCTCCCGGCGGCTTCGCCttggcggcgctgccggcgcccgCCCTGGACCTCAGCAGCGCCTGCCGGGCGCAACCCCCGGGCTTTTGGGCAGCGCCCTGCTTTGTGGGGTACCGGGATCCCAGAGCGTTCCTGCTGGGCGTCTGA